In Treponema sp. OMZ 798, the following proteins share a genomic window:
- a CDS encoding lipopolysaccharide assembly protein LapB codes for MEFSKGRSHKNFSNKKRSSKRFFIILLFLLCAASAVYFLYIYNKNYAGIPSMKEVYADWAEKNYESVYQKTESILKRRAYDGEALAMRGFAAYYIFAEQTDFSVSYAYLNDSILNLRQAMYCVSKSQQSKIAYVLGKAYYQKGYYYADLALKYLDIAYNSGEKFADLSEFRGMSASLLGEPERAIDAFSDALANSPSDLLFFALAENYIKISDKQNAKLYLFETIDKTKDTLLELKCRYLLGSLFIEENKIDDAVKEFNTILEKDMTSADAHYGLGVVYELQGDMIKARAEWRKALKFDPLHVKTRAKLNL; via the coding sequence ATGGAATTTTCAAAAGGAAGATCACATAAAAATTTCTCAAACAAAAAAAGAAGTTCAAAAAGATTTTTTATAATTTTGCTTTTTCTCTTGTGTGCGGCTTCTGCCGTCTATTTTTTATATATCTATAATAAAAACTATGCAGGCATACCTTCTATGAAAGAGGTTTATGCCGATTGGGCCGAAAAAAATTACGAGAGCGTATATCAAAAAACAGAGAGTATTTTAAAAAGAAGGGCATATGACGGTGAGGCCTTGGCTATGAGGGGCTTTGCAGCCTATTATATATTTGCCGAGCAAACCGATTTTTCGGTAAGCTATGCTTATCTAAATGATTCTATCTTGAATTTAAGACAGGCGATGTACTGCGTTTCAAAATCCCAACAGTCAAAAATTGCCTATGTATTGGGAAAGGCTTATTATCAAAAGGGATATTATTATGCAGACCTTGCTCTAAAATACTTGGATATTGCATATAATTCCGGAGAAAAATTTGCAGATTTATCGGAATTCAGAGGCATGTCGGCATCTCTTTTAGGGGAGCCTGAAAGAGCTATCGATGCTTTTTCGGATGCCCTTGCAAATAGCCCTTCAGACTTATTGTTTTTTGCTCTTGCCGAAAACTATATTAAGATTTCGGATAAACAAAATGCGAAGTTGTACTTATTTGAAACAATAGATAAAACGAAGGATACACTTTTAGAATTAAAATGCCGATATTTATTGGGTAGTTTATTTATCGAAGAGAATAAGATAGATGATGCTGTAAAGGAATTTAATACCATTCTTGAAAAGGATATGACCTCAGCCGATGCTCATTACGGCTTGGGTGTTGTATATGAACTTCAAGGAGATATGATAAAGGCCCGTGCAGAATGGCGGAAAGCTCTTAAATTCGATCCGCTCCATGTAAAAACACGGGCTAAACTAAATTTATAA
- a CDS encoding zinc ribbon domain-containing protein, which translates to MDNDVLEKLRALQDILARKNELETEILDAPKALTQQEELLEKLKSGYIQMNSEYEELRKGIAVLKADLFEAEQKREKAEKAMDNIETQREYEILQKEIDDSTTKAETIRKDLLRLESQFKILDANIKQEEELITQTEKELEEHKQLLDSEVSEKQNKVEQLKQEEKKLSPGLSDETMFKFDRIIKNKHGVGIVSVQGNVCMGCHMILPAQFVNEVRSGQDIKFCPYCSRILFYEESELTTDQDAYFNDSDMEGLLDIGDSANEDFLSSFEDGKDED; encoded by the coding sequence ATGGATAATGATGTATTGGAAAAATTGAGAGCTTTACAGGATATTCTTGCTCGAAAAAATGAACTTGAAACGGAGATTTTGGATGCCCCAAAGGCTCTTACACAGCAGGAAGAGCTTTTGGAAAAGTTAAAGTCCGGTTATATCCAAATGAACAGCGAGTATGAAGAGCTGCGTAAAGGTATTGCCGTTTTGAAGGCTGATCTTTTTGAAGCTGAACAAAAGAGAGAAAAGGCCGAAAAAGCGATGGATAATATCGAAACTCAGCGCGAGTATGAAATCTTGCAAAAGGAAATCGATGATTCTACTACAAAGGCCGAAACTATAAGAAAAGATCTTCTAAGGCTTGAAAGTCAGTTTAAAATTTTAGATGCAAACATTAAGCAGGAAGAAGAGCTTATTACACAAACCGAGAAAGAACTTGAAGAACATAAACAGCTCTTGGACTCGGAGGTTTCCGAAAAACAAAATAAGGTAGAACAGTTGAAGCAGGAAGAAAAAAAACTTTCTCCGGGTTTGAGCGATGAAACAATGTTTAAATTCGACAGAATTATAAAGAATAAACATGGCGTCGGTATTGTTTCCGTTCAAGGAAATGTTTGTATGGGCTGCCACATGATTCTTCCCGCTCAGTTTGTAAATGAAGTCAGGTCAGGTCAGGATATAAAATTCTGCCCCTACTGCAGCCGTATTCTATTCTATGAGGAATCCGAATTAACGACCGATCAGGACGCATATTTTAATGATTCCGATATGGAAGGGCTGCTTGATATTGGTGATTCTGCAAATGAGGATTTCCTTTCAAGCTTTGAAGACGGTAAAGACGAAGATTAA